The nucleotide sequence ACatgtagggatgtaaacgagccgaatcgAGTCGAACAGTTTTAGGCTTGAGCTCGGcttgtttaagttatattcgggctcgagctcgaattgaacttttattacaaggctcgagctcggctcgttttggaattatcaagctcgcgaacagttcgagttcggctcgttattagctcgattatcatagttaatgagcctaattcgttaagcgagctcgggctcgttttcgggctcattttagagctcatttttttggctcgttttaaggTTTGTTTTAGaactcgtttttttggctcgttttagagctcatttttttttgctcgatttaaggctcgtttttttgctcgtgagcctacaaacgaacatgttcgcgagctcacaagccgaatatccttaagcttgagctcggctcgataaaactgtcgagctcgaaatcgagctcgagctcggttcgataagataaacgaacgaactcgaacgagctttttatcgaatcgagctctgAATAACtcacgaaccgtttggttcatttacatccctagtgaCATGTCTCAGGGCCGACCCTGTACCTCATGTTTTCAAGTCGTTGACAAGAAGAAATACAGTGTGCATTTTTTTATATACTTGCGTTTTCTAGAGTTTACAAGAAGCATATTCATCTTCAACTACTCTGCACATGAACCAAAGACTTGTTTTAATTAATAAGTAATAACAATGCAGAATCTCTTTTGTCTCAAGTTAAAAAAGTTTATGCAaataaatttcagaatttagCTTAATTCAAAAAGAAGAATGGTAAAGTAATTATGTTATGATGCTCTATGATTataagtttttatattttttgactATATTAATTATATTGAATGAGATCCTTGATGCAACAGTAAAATTGCGTTTGTGTGACCTAGAGGTTGTGTGACCTAGATGTTATGGATTCAAGtatcaaaaataacctcttgcaaaGTAGGGTAAGACCATGTACAATAAACCCTTGGGATCCTATATTGACGGAACCTTAGTATACCAGACTGTCCTTTtgctttattaattatattattgccTACGCTGAATTAAGATCCTAGCTCCGTCCCGTAAAATAACATTTATACATCAGATTCTAATTAACTATCAATTTGAGAACTGAAAACTAACATGTTAGTATTGGAATAGAAGGATGGCAATAGTGGGGATTTGAGAGTGAAAGTCCAAAAGAGAATGGTTGGTTGCATGTAATGATGAGAAAAGGATGAAATGTAAATGGATTGTATTAGGTTGTGATCAATTTGAAAGGCCAATATATTTTTTCATTTGATTACTAATTTTGATAGAtgataaggatttttttttttttaatacttttgaACCCATTCAATCAAGCCTGACCATGTTAATTGGGTCAATCAAGGTCAATTGTTTTTTCTGCTTTTTGATCATGAATGGACTGGAAGTGTTGCCGATTCCTGGTTTCCCAGTTGGACCAACTGGTCCAGTACAGGTTTCATTATGTTATCATGTATTATACTGGATTGGATGAAATCTTTCAATTGCTTGATTTTGTGGGTTAGATACATTTCCATCCTTTATATTAAGTACCACCCCTATGCTAAAGTTTAATGGTTGAGGTAATCTTCTAAagcttaaaactaaatttacaCTCCTGTGATTTTCAGTCAATAATATATCCAAAGCTGGCATTCTCTTGATAaatttaatagttttttttattcaaCTTGAAACTCAAGATTTGGTTTTAGTTCTATTTTTATTATAGGTTATGATCGTGTTTGGAGAATTGTGATTTGGGAATACATTAAGGTTATGAGtcactaaatttttttttcattgacTAGGGTGAACTAGAGCCATGTCATGAATTTTATTCTGACATGCCTTTAGAAGGATCCTGAGATACTTCATCAGGAAACACAACACATTTATTCTTTTACTTCTGATATCTCCAGTTGCCAATCATAGTTAGCTCCAGAGTTTTCATGGTAATCTACAAGTTAATTAGATATATTCTTGGAAATATAAGAATATGCTTGATGGCGCTGTGTAACCCAGCAAAATGCATAAAAACCTATTTTAAAATTTAGCTATTGGTGTTATGGGCATAGAAATGATTAATTTACTATTCTGGCGCTTCTTTTCTCCATTTGTTGTTATCAAAAGGAGCACACCTTCAATAAAACTGATCATTTGGCAATTTCCTAACACAATTTTATACTGATCAGTCTTTCAAATTTGGTGTAATATTCCACAATCTACTGCATTATTAACATTGTTTAAAGTGTCTGTTCTATTAGATTGCATAGTTGTTAGGATGATAAGTGGATCCAAGTATAGCCTACATTCCATGGGTGCATGTTTCTCTAACATCATATTTATCAGTTTCTACATGGTGCACAGAACCTGCTCTTTGGTTTTGCATAGTGAGTTAAAATCCACATGAGATGCAAAATCTGCAAACAAATTACATATTTTTCTACTGTTAATCAAACACAGATTTGGTACTTCTTGGAGCTTATGGTTGTGTCCTCAGTTCTTTCAATCTAATAAAAATGTCTAATGATGCATGCTTACAAAAACTTATAACAATAATAATTTAGCGTATAGCTTCTTAAAGCATAagcatttttttaataaattgattCATTATacatgtataaattatgttttccttggttagaaaaaaaaacattgttCTTGAGAATGATACAAAGGTTGTTTGATAAGTCATATTTAAGTAGTTAAGAGAAAGGTTTCTGAAAGAAATGAAACAATTTAATTTGTGGCTCAACCATATTTCAGATCATTGTTATTCATCCATCTTActtgtttaagaaaaatatagtaTGTTCTCAGGTATAGTTTTGTAGTTGTCCTGCTAAGGAAGGCATTTCCTTGTCAGCTGCAGTTACATCTTATCTTAGACTATTATTTCATGTTATAGGAAAGATTCTTCAAGTGCATGAACAAATCTATAGATGATGTGAAGCTCAGCAGTAGCCTCCTACATACTTTAGCAGAAATAAATGCAGAGGTGGATCATAACCAAGGTCAGGAAAACCTTATAGGGAGTGACATATTCTTTGAAGGAAGGTGTTTGATGCAAATTGGCTGTGATGGTGCTGCAAAATCATCTCTTCCAGATAATATACCTGAAAAAATAATGCGTTCTTCAGCAAACATGGATGCAATATTTTTAAAGGTTCGTAAAATTTGCTTGTTACTTCACTTGAAGGAATATTGACTTTTACATGCTTGCTTTTTGGCTATTGTTATAAGATTTTTTAGGAAATTTGCAAAATGAGGATGGTATTTCTTGTTTCTATACTCTTACATTCAAGTAGAGGAAGTATCTACATTATGCTTGGTGTGGCCAATTACTACCACTAGGTCCATAATTTTGAAGGATGATGATATATCTTTTGGTGCAACAATACTTATAAGTGGGTtggacattgttggtgcaacaattTTCATAAGTGGTTGCTCAACTACATTTCCTTGAGGATGCTTTGATGCACTTGGTAAATGGTTTTAGTTAGAGTTGCCAATACTAATATATGTGCATCAAGTTTGCAGGGACTTTGTTGGGTGCACATGGAGTTAACAGAGCTTGTGACTTGAAAGAGTTGAGTTGTGtcggttgaaaaaaaaaatgatgaaccaGCTAACACCAAACTTGGGTGACCTGCCAGCCCCACGGAAGTTTCCACCAGCCAGTCCCATGGAAGTTTCTCACTGCTcgccagggtaaatcgggaagtgcttACGGCGAGCGgcccagaagcccaacatctCGTGGTTGCatgccccatttggaggaaaatccCTGCAAATATGTCGTAGCTAAGGATCAAATCGCGGGTGTCTAGGTGACAACTTGGCACCCTTCCGCTGCACCATAGCCTCGGGGGCTATGGAGGTTTTGGCATGTGAAGACTTAAAATTTGGAGCTTTGGGCAACAATGTCATGGATGGTGTGCTAGATGTAGATTTGAAGTATGGAGGCTTTGGTAATGTAAAGACTTGGAGCATGGAGTTTTTTTGCAATTGATGTGGAGGTTGAAGACCTAGAGCATGGATGCTTTGGGTATGCGAAGACTTGAAGCATAGAGGTTTGGACAACATCATCCTGGATCCTAGATGACGTGTAAGTCGGAGACCTAGAAGATAATGAGTTGAGTGTAAAAATGTTGTATGCGATTCACACTTTTAACACCATAGGACATGATCAGGGTAAACTAGGTAGGAGCTATCTAATTGACTTGTAAAGAGTCTTCGGTAGGTTTTTGGTTTGTTGCTGTCAAACTTACGAAGGTGTAAAGGAGTGAAGTTAGGATCTCTGAACAGATTGAGTCAACTAAAGGCTAGCTTAGTCGATTGGATTGTTGAGTTGATTGCTCAATCAATTGTAAATCTTTGTTTGGAAATAGAATTCTCTTTGTTTGCATGAGTCAATTGAACTTGGGCTACAGTCGAGTGAATAGGATTTTCGTTGATTGAAGGATTAGTTAAATCGACTGAACTGCTGATTGTTGCCTTGCAATGACTAGCTTATTTCAGTCGGGACTGATACTATTTGAAAACTAATTGTTGGCTATCCATTGGAGGCCATTTTATACAAGCATCTAGGGCGTTCTCTTTCAGCAATTGTCCATGAATTTGATATTTATATTCCAACATATAAGTGACTAAGGAAAACATTGTTTAAAGGGTTTTAGAGGTTTGTATGAGCTTTCAGTAATcttctttgctttatttttatatcaTTGTTAAAGAAGATATTTTAATTTGCAGGTTATATGATATTCACTCCCCTCCCCCTCCTCTAGCCACCAGCCATCCACACATTGATCCTTACAATATCTGCTTTGTCTTAGTATCAAAATTCCCCCCTACTAAGTCCAACATATAAAAGCATGACTAATCATAAATGTTCTATTTGTTTTTTCTGGGCCCTACCATTATAAGTACTTTTCCTTTGGCATTCTGCACTGCCTTTATCCTTCTAGAAATCATAATTATATTAGTGCAAAAAATCAAGTTGACCTAAATATATGGGGCTAGCACCATAACATGATTTGATGAAGATGACTAGAGAAAATCAAGCCACTCCTTTCCTTCCTTGGACATCCATCGCGTCTAGGAATTATCTTCCTCTGCCCTTGCACATGTTGATTGTGTTAGTTTTCCATCATGTCAAGGGCCTACACTCTTTTTGTTCACTATTAAAGAGGGACGATATGAAAGGAAAAAAGttgagaaaacaagaagaaccGGGCTTGACCAGCTGTGGCGCCTTTAAAAGAGAGGAGTGTATCAAGAAGGTGGATACAACTCTTGTGATTTTTTAGGTTTTGTCTGGCAACAAGTGCAACCCTCATGTTGAGTTGCAATCATTGAATTTGGAACCTGAATAGATAGTCAATGATAAGCTAATGGAAGGTGAAGTTGATGTGAAGTCATCATGTTCCTTATGATCTGTGAGGCACACATACTGCTATTTCTGGGACAAAGGGCTGTGATCCCAGTGAGCCAACCAAAAAACCCATTCTCAGTTTGGATTACGGGTTGCAAGTCAACTGCATGAAACTGAAATCGTCATAATCACTGGTGAATTTTTCCCGGCGATAAAAAAAAGATGCTCAAGAATGGGCAGTATTTACATGCTATCTGTCAAAGAATAGGCATTGTGGATTTTGCCTAGATGCCTTTCTTTCTTGACGATGAAGATGACGacgacaacaacaaccaagcctttctTTCTTGACATGATAGAATTTTTCTTTAAACGTGAGAGAGTAATATATGTATGCTGaagttgaatttgattttttctTTTGCATCAAAGATACAAAAATATGAAACAAGTTGTTATCTACTTCCTATttgatgttggttaaatgaatgTTTTCCTACCATTAGTCTATGTATAGAGGAACATCAGATGTGTTAGTTAAATGTGCTGACTAAAAATATTACTAACCAATATCTGTATGCCATTTGTATAGGACTCAGAATCTCTGTCATATGAAAGGGAATTGGTAAATTCTTCGCAGGACCATCATAGAGTATTTTCAGAAATGTTGTTTGACATGCTTCCTATGCTTATAGTAGCTGTAGGTTTCTTTTCTATTGGATTTGCTTTTGGAAGATTCACAAAGTCTTCACATAAACAGTTTCGGCAGCAACAACATTACAGACAACATTCTAAGGGCAGTGGCAAATGGAGTAAAAAGTTATTGTTTCTAGGCATCATATTTGGGCTGTCTGTCGCCTTGTGGATATTTGTGAGCATGAATGCAACAATTACTGAGAGGAGGAAAGAGACTCTTGTTAACATGTGTGATGAAAGAGCTAGGATGCTGCAGGATCAGTTTAATGTGAGCATGAATCATGTGCATGCTTTAGCCATTCTAGTCTCAACTTTCCACCATGGAAAGCAACCTTCTACAATTGATCAGGTACTTCAATGTGTTGCATATTCCATCTTTATGATTTTGGTTGCTGTCATAAGATGAAATAAACAAGTGAGTTTATATGTTGCATTCCCTTGTGCGATTATTTTGTCTGTTTTTGTTTTGGAGTCAACTGACCTAGCTTCTTAGAAAAATAGAAGATTTGTCGATTATTGTTTCTCTAGATATCTTCTATGAATTTGGAACCATAATTAGCTTTTATGAATATTATTCTATTGACCCTTTTCTTAAGATGCATGATGTAGCATATATATGATGCAAAGATTCACATTCTCTTACATAGTTCCATTAAAGAGTTGTGTAATGTTTTGTGAATCTTGTAGCAAATCAAACATCCAAGACATAACACAATTAATATCTTTGTTGCAGAAAATATTTGCTGAGTACACAGCAAGAACAGCATTTGAGAGGCCACTGATGAGTGGTGTTGCCTATGCTTTAAGAGTATTACATGAAGAGAGGGAGCAGTTTGAGAAGAAGTATGGATGGAAGATAAAAAAGATGGAGACAGAGGACCAGTCCCTGGTTAAAGATGACTTCAACCCTGAGAAGCTGGATCCCTCGCCTGTTCAAGATGAATATGCACCTGTTATTTTCTCACAAGAAACAGTATCTCACATTGTTTCAATTGATATGATGTCCGGCAAGGTGACTTCCTAAGAGCATGTATTTTTTCCATATATTAAATATTCTGTTTCTTCTGACTTTAGATCTAAGACTTCCATTTCAATTATGAGAATTTGTTTTTTGAACATATTCATAGATCAATTGTTTTATGTACATTTGCTCGGATTAGATGAGTACATCTAGGCTCTCCTTGAGCAATACACAACAATATATCTGCATGTTTTCCATGAGAGTATTATGGTTTATTGATCTACTCTCGACCTTTGCTTGCTCAAATAAATCAATGTTGGATAGCTATAGCTAGCCATGCATGCATATAATTAGTATATAAAGTGTTTAACACTTGCAAAACTTGTATAAGTAGTTAAATGTGGATACTACCTTTATTGACTTGTGGATACAAGTACAATGTTGAATCTACGAGCCTAAAACCATCTATCAATATCTGGCATAGATGAGAACCTCAACCATTCTTTTGTGTTTTGTGTGTTTCGATTCTATTAAACTAACTAAACTTGAGCTTTTGCATGTGTTAGGAGTAGAAGTGTCACAGAGGGGAAAATTCCATCTTTAGTCCCATATCCTTAAATGAGAatccttaaatatatttaaattccaAGGGATCTCTACCTAAGTGCATTGGCATTTTAGGTTGGATTGGATTCTCTCTCTTAGGTTTTAACATGTTATTAGAGTCAAATGCACTTAAAAAATGATGTTAGGCCTGAGGAGCATGTACTACATTTATAATGGTGGTTAGGTGCCCCCTAGGctttgatatggtatcagagctatcCCCACTTTGTAAAATGATGTAAGGAAAGTGCCTTGGCATTTTGGGTAGGATTGGATTTTCTCTTGGGCTTTAACAATATGCACATTTCAGTATTACATGCTTGGCTGCTTTGAGCTTTTTTCCACGTTGGCTGTTTGAGTTGATAAATTATGTCTTGTCCttattaaaaatttacaaaatttGCTGTTGAGGTGTAAATATGAGGAATAAAAAACAAGTCTTATTATTAAATATATGAGAAGTTCCTTTATGATTCCACAGCATTAATCATGTGGTGTTGCAACATCGACTAAATCTTTTTGTTCTAATTTGTCACAGCAAGATCGTGAAAACATACTGCGAGCAAGGGCTAATGGGAAGGGGGTCTTAACTTCTCCTTTTAATCTGTTAAAGTCCAATCATCTAGGTGTGGTGCTAACATTTGCAGTGTATAACACTAGCCTGCCTCCCAATGCAACACCAGAGGAACGCATTAAAGCTACTGTAGGGTATGTAACCAAATTTAGTATTTTCCAGCTCCTAATCTAGTTTTTGactgttttatttcttttcttggaTAGATATCTTGGGGCATCATTTGACGTCCCTTCTCTGGTGGACAAACTTCTTCATCAGCTTGCCAGCAAGCAAACGATAGTTGTTAATTTGTATGACACAACTAATGTTTCTGCGCCTATTAGGATGTATGGCCCTgatgctgctggtgctggtgAAATGTATATTAGTGGTGTTGATTTTGGGGATCCAATCCGTAAACATGAAATGCATTGCAGGTAGCCATTCTAATGAAGAAAATATGCATATTACCAATTTTTCCAAAGAAAAACTGTTTTTGCCTAATTTGGAAAAGTTCTCTGTTGTAGATTTAAGCACAAGCCTCAGTTGCCTTGGTCAGCAATAACAATGTCAGTAGGGGTAGCAGTAATTGTTCTCCTAGTGGGGCATATATTTCATGCAGCTCTAAACCGTATTGAGGAGGTGGAAGATGATTATCGTATAATGAGCGAGCTAAAAGTTCAAGCAGAAGCTGCTGATGTAGCCAAATCCCAGGTATTTTATTCTTTGTAACTTAACAATATATGGCATATGAGCCAAATGTGGCCCACTGATACTGGTTTCTTCCCTTCTATTTTTGCTTAATAACTGGAAATTAGATGTTCTTATTTCAATTTTATTCTGTTACCTTCACTCTCCGGCTAACACGTCATTATTTCTTATTGTAGTTTCTGGCAACAGTTTCACATGAAATCAGGACGCCCATGAACGGTGTTTTAGGTTTGTGACAGTTCATAAAACCTTAAGATTGTCACTTTAATTCATAAGATATCTACAGTTGTTTTCAGTATCTGAAATGCATATAGAAGAGAATGTCAATAAGATTTATTTCCCTCAATTTAGGTATGTTGCAGATGCTGATGGACACGGAACTTGATGAGACACAGCAAGATTTTGCAAAGACTGCTCAATTAAGTGGAAAGGCTCTAATTGCTCTTATAAATGAGGTTCTTGATCTTGCTAAGATAGAATCTGGCAGGCTTGAGCTAGAGGCTGTCCCCTTTGATCCTCGTGACATCCTTGACAATGTATTATCTCTATTTTCTGACCAATCACAAGCTAAAGGCATAGAGGTAAAATCTGAATTAACTCACACCTTCTACCAATTCTGAAAATTTGCCCTGTTTCTTATTGTCTTTGTGTTGATTAGATGGCAGTGTATGTATCGGAACAAGTTCCAGAAATATTGATTGGAGACCCAGGGCGGTTCAGGCAGATTATTACAAATCTCGTTGGAAACTCAGTGAAGGTATTTGAAGAGGTCAATTTTAAGTATATGTATTTGAAGGGGTTGTGACAATCAAGAAAATGGATTATAAATCCTTCTCTTATACTTGTTTAACTAAACCATCAGACTAGTATATACGATAGTCTTCAATTGGATTTACTGAGTAATATTGCCTAgtacagaaaaataaatttctgggtcttcctggCCTCCTTGTTATCAGTATGGTATCAATGCTCAAATTTGTGTTTGATATAGAAGTATTCATGTTCATGTTAATTGCAAAGCTATTATGTATCTCTCTTTATGTCAATGTTTGACTCCCATGCAACCTCAAACTTTTCTAAAGgtcaattttccttatttgttaacAGATGATTTATATCATATTCAACAGAAATGaaagtaaaattagaaattgaactTTTCTGGCAGTTAGCCAGTTTAAGTTCTTATTGTTGTTGATCTGCCAATTAATTCATTTAACAGAGTAAGTCTATGAGTTTTACACATACAGCCAACTATTAAGCATTTATTTCTCATGTTGTTCCCTTTTTGTGAGCTTATTTGCACAAAATAAGTGGATCAATTTTTGTCCATTGCAATTTGGTACGTCGGTCAAACATGAAAGTGTGACTATGTGAGGTTTGCCTATTacttgatttttggaattttgtaaatcaagtaaaataTGTAAGGATTTTTTTGTTAATGTTTGTGTCTCCTTTTGTCGAACCCTTTGTCACGCTTATTAATTGAAATTCTGAGAACAATAACCACTGGCTGCTCGTTTCAATGCCTTTTTATTTTACTGAAGATAGTGACAAAAATTAATACTAATGTCAGTTTTAACTATAGAACTGCATTGTTTTTCTCTTGATAATCTGATGACACTTCACACACTTTTTGATATGTTCATATtgacaagaaaaaaaattaaattagtaaTCATGAAACTATAATGTTGTCCATATCAGCTAGAGTTCAACCAtctgttattatatttattatatattctggaAGTTGCACCATCTGTACTTTCTCTACCAGTTACTACTTCAGGAGTTTGACAAATATCCTGTGGAAGTTGTATCATCTATCATTAAcattataacttatatatatgtATTTCAGTTCACAGAGAAGGGGCATATATTTGTCTCAGTTTATCATATTGAAGAAGTAAGGAATATGGAAGATGACCAATGTGAAACACTGAGTGGGTGTCAGGTAGTAGATAAACAAAAAATCTGGGACAATTTTACATTGTTGAAATCTTCAACTGAAGGTGATAATGCTATTAACTTGATAGTCATTGTTGAAGACACTGGTGTGGGAATACCTCAAGATGCTCAAAGCCGTATTTTCACACCATTTATGCAAGCTGACAGTTCTACTTCACGGACATATGGCGGGACAGGAATAGGCCTGAGCATTAGCAAATGCTTGGTAGATCTTATGGAAGGAGAAATTGGCTTTGTCAGTCAATCTGGGATTGGTAGTACATTTTCTTTCACTGCTGTATTCAAGGAAGCAAGCAAAAGTTCAGGAGACATAAAGAGGCATTATACTGATTCTATTCTGTCAAATTTTCAAGGTCTGAGAGCTTTGGTTGCTGACGGGAGATGTATCCGTGCTAGAATTATCAAGTATCATCTGCAAAGATTAGGAATACTTGTTGATGTTGTAACTAAACAACAAAATGCTGTTCAGACCATAGTGGACTGTTGCAGTACCAGGTATATTTCTTGAATATATCAATGAATGCACGGTGCAAGTTTGACAATTAATTTCCTTTTATGTTCTTACAATGTGTTTACAACCAACTTGTCAACTAACGAGAAATTCCTAAAGAGATTAACTTGAGTCACTACTGTAAAGTGTAAACTCATTCCCTTTTTCGCCATTACCATCTGATCCTtttgatctctctctctctctgatgATTTATTACTGGAATTCTGTTCTTCTAGAATCTGGATCTTGGAGAACAAATCACGATCttccattatttatttatttttcaattaataGGGAGATGTGCCAGATATGCTGCAATTTTCAATTGCAATCGTTCAGTACTTTTGGTCGGGAATTTGTTATATCTTAAGATTGAAAGTACTTGTTGCAGTGCTTGTAACACATGTATTTTATCTTATGCAGCGGGAGGAGTCATATAGACATGTTTCTTGTTGACAAGGATGCTTGGGGTGAGCGGTCAGGCATTTCATTTCCTCGGTTTCTTTCAGAATCCTTAAGAAATGGTGTAGTGATGCACAAAGAACTTCAACCAAAGATGTTTCTGATAGCGACTTCCCTAAACCCTACTGAGGTTTATGACCTGAAGTTGGCAGGATATGTTGATAGCATGCTGAAACCACTGCGCTTGAGTATGATTGTTGCTTGTCTGCAGAAAGCACTAGGCATGAGTCAGAAGCGGCAGCCCACCAAGGCGAAACCAATGACGCTTCAGAGTATTCTCAGAGGAAAAAACATCTTAGTTGTCGATGACAACCTAGTGAACCAAAAAGTTGCTGCTGGTACCCTAAAAAAGTTTGGCGCAATAGTTACATGTGCTGACAGTGGAAAGGAAGCTATTAGAAGGCTACAACCTCCACACAATTTTGATGCTTGCTTTATGGATGTCCAGATGCCGGAGATGGACGGGTACTTTTCATAGTCTTTCCTTAATGTTAATTGATGGATATCCTTTTCTTTGGACATTTTACTTTGCATGCAGTATGGTGTCACCTTTGATCTATATTTTGTTCTCTTCCGTTCTATTGCAGAATAGTCATCCTTTTACAATGTTCTTCATTGTTAGAATTATTAATCACTTTTAGTATTTTGTGTATCTTAAACAATATGTATATATAATATGCCCTCGACACATAATCCTACATCTGCCAATTAGTTTTACTGAGCATTTTTGGATACTCATATCTCTATAAGCTCAAATGAAGACTTCACTACACTCTACTACCAactgtcttgcattttgttttaaTTTCAGCAAATTACATGCTCTCTAAGTGCCTAGTTGTTTTCTATTTCTAATGATCCTATAAATTTTTACAGCTTTGAAGCCACTCAAAAAGTTCGAGAGATGGAGAACACGGTAAACGAGTTAATAGAGTCTGGAGATGTATCACAGGAGATATATGGCAATTCTTGCTGGCATGTACCTATCTTGGCTATGACAGCAGATGTAATTCAGGCAACACACGAACATTGCCTGAGCAAGGGTATGGATGATTACGTCTCGAAGCCTTTCGAAGAACAACAGCTCTACTCTGCGGTAGCACATTTTTTTGAGTCCGATACGATAGATagaatttcataacagaaatgaTGCCTTCTAAGAGTCTAGGCTGGGTTTGTTCTAAATCTACAATCATAAAGAGATCAAGTGAGAAAAGATAACGAACTGACGCACATATGGGTGAGCTATAGATCAGGATATCATTAGCTGAAGCTTGGCTAACCTTATGGCTCCTCTCGTTCGGTATGTCATCTTTCTCTCAAGGTGTTCACCATATAGCCTTCTAATGTGTTGTAATGAGCAGTAGAGGATTATGCTTCTTTCTTAGCTGATAAGCTAATCAATACTTTTATTCAGGATTAGCTGCCAGCTCTACATTAATAGATCATATTAAAGATAAATTATGACTGAAGAGGTTATGCTTAATCCTTCCAGTTCGATGATAAATTATTGCTTTTAAAGGGAGATGTTGTATTCCAAGTGTAAAGAAATTCGTGTGTTTATGCTTCAGAGGTTTGGTGTAAGGAAATAGGCCATTTTTGATGTTGGAGAGTATTGTTTGTTACCATGACTTTtttgttttgatcaaatattgTAAATCCTTTGGATCTTTGTGATATATAATAAGATTTTTCTTCTAATTTGTTTGTAGAAATACTTTCATTAACATCTATGCATTTTCTTCCCCATTCTTTTAGAGCTCGGTTAATATTTATGATTCTTCTTTACAATCTATTTTCCAATCACAAGTGTTAATTGCgtaggaagaggaagaccaaggGTGTAGAATGATTGAATCGTG is from Zingiber officinale cultivar Zhangliang chromosome 7B, Zo_v1.1, whole genome shotgun sequence and encodes:
- the LOC122006523 gene encoding probable histidine kinase 5; translation: MAKRWVSFADDKQCMGRRRSRNVLLVLTLLCCVSCSMWLFWGSGSCGILEKLGGRDLRYPRKQILFDRFNISKYHLRSLALLISSLEQERFFKCMNKSIDDVKLSSSLLHTLAEINAEVDHNQGQENLIGSDIFFEGRCLMQIGCDGAAKSSLPDNIPEKIMRSSANMDAIFLKDSESLSYERELVNSSQDHHRVFSEMLFDMLPMLIVAVGFFSIGFAFGRFTKSSHKQFRQQQHYRQHSKGSGKWSKKLLFLGIIFGLSVALWIFVSMNATITERRKETLVNMCDERARMLQDQFNVSMNHVHALAILVSTFHHGKQPSTIDQKIFAEYTARTAFERPLMSGVAYALRVLHEEREQFEKKYGWKIKKMETEDQSLVKDDFNPEKLDPSPVQDEYAPVIFSQETVSHIVSIDMMSGKQDRENILRARANGKGVLTSPFNLLKSNHLGVVLTFAVYNTSLPPNATPEERIKATVGYLGASFDVPSLVDKLLHQLASKQTIVVNLYDTTNVSAPIRMYGPDAAGAGEMYISGVDFGDPIRKHEMHCRFKHKPQLPWSAITMSVGVAVIVLLVGHIFHAALNRIEEVEDDYRIMSELKVQAEAADVAKSQFLATVSHEIRTPMNGVLGMLQMLMDTELDETQQDFAKTAQLSGKALIALINEVLDLAKIESGRLELEAVPFDPRDILDNVLSLFSDQSQAKGIEMAVYVSEQVPEILIGDPGRFRQIITNLVGNSVKFTEKGHIFVSVYHIEEVRNMEDDQCETLSGCQVVDKQKIWDNFTLLKSSTEGDNAINLIVIVEDTGVGIPQDAQSRIFTPFMQADSSTSRTYGGTGIGLSISKCLVDLMEGEIGFVSQSGIGSTFSFTAVFKEASKSSGDIKRHYTDSILSNFQGLRALVADGRCIRARIIKYHLQRLGILVDVVTKQQNAVQTIVDCCSTSGRSHIDMFLVDKDAWGERSGISFPRFLSESLRNGVVMHKELQPKMFLIATSLNPTEVYDLKLAGYVDSMLKPLRLSMIVACLQKALGMSQKRQPTKAKPMTLQSILRGKNILVVDDNLVNQKVAAGTLKKFGAIVTCADSGKEAIRRLQPPHNFDACFMDVQMPEMDGFEATQKVREMENTVNELIESGDVSQEIYGNSCWHVPILAMTADVIQATHEHCLSKGMDDYVSKPFEEQQLYSAVAHFFESDTIDRIS